The proteins below come from a single Aegilops tauschii subsp. strangulata cultivar AL8/78 chromosome 6, Aet v6.0, whole genome shotgun sequence genomic window:
- the LOC141026236 gene encoding uncharacterized protein codes for MQGGCIADIGSCGTGFDSASGSVRTKKFRTKGSELADRKGEKNKAMPRAPSICCSSIDEALSFSSRARCNKRLVLFPSREPRERPPPRRSLDMMSSATLLGAYSPPSQSPLRSAESDQWLSLPNPPSVYKTRSLSVTGSPAAAS; via the exons ATGCAAGGAGGATGTATAGCTGATATAGGATCTTGTGGAACTGGATTTGATTCTGCAAGCGGTTCGGTACGAACGAAGAAATTTCGAACAAAAGGATCGGAACTCGCTGATAGGAAAGGAGAGAAAAACAAAGCAATGCCAAGAGCTCCGTCAATCTGCTGTTCATCGATAGACGAAGCTCTCTCTTTTTCATCTCGTGCCAGATGTAACAAAAGATTAGTCCTTTTTCCTTCTCGCGAACCACGGGAGCGCCCACCGCCCAGAAGA TCCTTGGATATGATGTCTTCTGCCACTCTCCTTGGTGCCTATTCTCCACCATCTCAGTCCCCTCTGAGGTCAGCTGAATCTGATCAGTGGTTGTCTCTGCCTAATCCACCAAGTGTGTACAAGACAAGATCTTTGTCTGTCACAGGTTCTCCTGCTGCTGCAAGTTGA